In the Flavobacterium acetivorans genome, one interval contains:
- the argB gene encoding acetylglutamate kinase: MNSEAKSPKLQAISIIKIGGNIIDDPAELKQFLSDFSQIEGHKILVHGGGKSATKMAQSIGLTPQMIDGRRITDAAMLDVAVMIYAGQINKNIVAQLQAQDTNAMGFSGADGNLIQSDKRNHPTIDYGFVGDVKKINTGLLETLVSNGIVPVFCAITHDKQGQLLNTNADTIASELAIALSTIFEVTLNYCFEKPGVLFDSEDDSSVIATIDTVLYSKLKEEKAIHSGMIPKLDNCFNSLSQGVQKIRIGHHRMLQNKNTVCTTIQL; this comes from the coding sequence AAGCCCAAAGCTACAAGCCATCTCTATCATAAAAATTGGCGGAAACATCATTGACGATCCTGCCGAATTGAAACAATTTTTAAGTGATTTTTCACAAATTGAAGGGCATAAGATATTGGTTCACGGCGGAGGAAAGTCCGCAACCAAAATGGCTCAAAGTATTGGATTAACGCCGCAAATGATTGATGGACGCCGCATTACCGATGCCGCCATGCTGGATGTAGCGGTGATGATTTATGCCGGTCAAATCAACAAAAATATTGTTGCTCAATTACAGGCTCAGGATACCAATGCAATGGGATTTTCAGGTGCAGACGGCAATTTAATCCAATCGGACAAAAGAAACCACCCCACCATTGATTATGGCTTTGTAGGAGATGTAAAGAAAATAAATACTGGCCTTCTGGAAACATTAGTCTCAAATGGAATTGTTCCTGTGTTTTGCGCCATTACGCACGACAAACAAGGGCAGTTATTAAACACCAATGCAGACACCATTGCCAGTGAATTAGCAATAGCGCTATCGACAATTTTTGAAGTGACTTTGAACTATTGTTTTGAAAAACCCGGAGTATTATTCGATTCAGAAGACGATTCTTCAGTAATTGCAACAATTGACACTGTCTTGTATTCAAAATTGAAAGAGGAGAAAGCCATTCACTCTGGAATGATTCCAAAACTCGACAACTGTTTTAACAGCCTTTCCCAAGGAGTTCAAAAAATCCGAATAGGCCATCATCGGATGTTGCAAAATAAAAATACAGTTTGCACAACGATACAACTATAA